A window from Setaria italica strain Yugu1 chromosome VIII, Setaria_italica_v2.0, whole genome shotgun sequence encodes these proteins:
- the LOC101778762 gene encoding water stress-inducible protein Rab21, translated as MGTHGTSNGTHGAIRVTGVHDTGILGGGGHTGMPGAAGMGPMARVTAPQHKTGGILRRSSSSSSSSSSEDDGMGGCRMKGLKEKIKEKMPGGHKGNQGKATAPGAYSGMTGYTGPTSTGTTGGHGTTTTKGTHEKKRFMEKVKEKLPGQH; from the exons ATGGGAACCCATGGTACCAGCAACGGTACGCACGGCGCCATCAGGGTGACCGGAGTGCACGACACCGGGATCCTGGGTGGAGGCGGCCACACCGGCATGCCCGGAGCCGCAGGAATGGGACCCATGGCGCGGGTCACGGCGCCACAG CACAAGACGGGCGGCATCCTTCGCCGCTCTAGCAGCTCCAGCTCTAGCTCG TCATCTGAGGATGACGGCATGGGCGGTTGTAGGATGAAGGGCCTCAAGGAGAAGATCAAGGAGAAAATGCCCGGAGGCCACAAGGGCAAccagggcaaggcgacggctcCCGGAGCATACAGCGGGATGACTGGGTATACTGGGCCGACCAGCACCGGCACCACCGGGGGAC atgggacgacgacgacgaaggggACACACGAGAAGAAGAGGTTCATGGAGAAGGTCAAGGAGAAGCTCCCCGGTCAGCACTGA